The Brassica oleracea var. oleracea cultivar TO1000 chromosome C7, BOL, whole genome shotgun sequence sequence AGAAATATGCTTTTGTAGCTCAACAAATTCATGCTCCATCTCTACTGCTTCTTCAGATATTATACACAAAATAAGACATAAAAGACATGAATCTCATAAAGTAGCAAAACAGAATGTTACACTACCAAAATAATAACCTTCCACCTCATATATTACACATATTGAACCTTGTTAGTTAAACTACAACTAGTAGCTTTGCATTGCTTCAAAAAAGTGAGGTACTTGATATGCGTATCACCACACATATTCTCCACATTCTTTATAGTCTTATTTGAGGGTGAATTCAGCTGAAACACAAACGTAAATGTAAATGTAAAAGTTATTCTCTGAAACACAAAACATGAACATGAAGTGAATAAATGTTATGACATTATTTTATAAGTCCTTATAAATATAAAAGTTATAATATATATCTCAAGAATATTACTACTTCGAGGAATAAACAAGTCTTATGTACTAAAAATTTCATCTTGGGGTTTTATCACACTTGACACACAGTGGTGATCTTTGTGTTTTTATTGCAACATAAAAGCATTGAACTAATAAGCTTGTATGATTATTTTATAAGTCCTTATAAATGTAAACAAATGTAATAAAACCTCAAGGATATGAAATGAATATTTTTTTCTCATTATTGTATAAGTCCTTAAAATCTAAAATTGTAATAAATACCTTAAAAATTTTGCTATTTCCAGCAATGAGGAAGTCTTGAGTACTAGAAACTTCATCTCGTGTATGTATCATATCTGACACAATGAATGGTGATCTATGTCTTTCCATCTGCAACATAAAAACATGAATCCAATAATTCTTTAAAATACCTCAAGGGCATTATTAAAGACATCCTTGTTTGTCACAATGAAAGGGAATGTGTCATATATTTTTGCAACATAAAAACATGAAATTAGTAATTGTAGCAAAGTAAATAATAAAACTTTATAAATAAAACATAACCAGAGAGTTTACCTCATAAATTGTTAGTCAAAGATGAAGAAGTCTTCCACTATATTTATGTACCAAAGATAGACTTTGATGGTGAAACGTAGCTAAGCTTTATACTGTCATCTATTGTAAAATATTCTAGAACTACCCTAATCAACTCTTTGTAGGATATATCTTTAGGAATAACACTAATTGAACCTCCTCTTTTTTTTTCAACAGTGAAATCCCAATGAATTATATCCCAATATATATTCAAACATCAAAACTTATAGAAATAGTATGTATTTTCTATAATATGAAATTTATAAGGGCTTATAAATATCACAGAGTATAATTTCAATTTCAATATCGACACCTTCGTCAACATCACATAACATATCATGTTTGAAAATTTTCAACATGAAATTAGTTAAACAAATCATTATCGAGGCAAACCAATAACAGAACCCTGAACACTCTTTACAATACAATATACAATACAAAAGCCCTAGCCGCTCCTCTCAGACACAATTATCGAGGCAAACTTTTCTCCAGCATTCTCCGGCGCCGGTGAAGCCCAAACTCGCCGGCGTCGGGACTCTTCAACCCAGCTCTGTTACATCTTTGTCTCTCTGTTCTTCTTCGATCTTGTCCTCGTATTTAGTCCGTTTCTTTCTTTGTTGTCGAGTGAGTTTCAACGTTTTGGCTCTATGGGTTCACGACGGAGAAGCTGTTACTTGAAACCATCGATCTCGGCGTCGCTATCCCTATGGATTATCTTTCTCTCGACGTTGAACTCACAGGCCGTTACAGTCACCGCTCCTCATTGCGTCTCGGGTTCAAGCCCCGATGAACCTCTCTCAAGGGATTCGTATTTGTCAATACTGATGTGGACTGAGAGCGTTTCTTCTTTGTGGAGATCTGTTGCTCAGTCTTGGTCTCTCAATGCTCTTGAAGATCTGCCTGTCGCTGCTCCTCTGCTCTCAATTGGTTCCAATTCTTGGATCTCGCTGCGACCAGATCTGAAAATACTTTGGCATCTACCTTGTTTTTTGTCCTTTTGGATGATGATTACTCTCCCTACGGGGAAGATCTGTTCTCTCTCTTTGCTGGATGAGCCTGTCAATGGGTTTGTACAATATTGGAATGATACTCCAGCAGTGAAGTCTCTGATGGTTATCTTTCAGATTCAGCACCCGTTACTGCTGTTATTCTCGGAGTCCAATGATAATAGCCAGTGTGTCTGGTCCATCGAACCTCCTTTGGTGATAAAAGACTACAAGTTGTGGTGTTATCTCCTCTGTCCGCTCCACCACCTCCGGTACGGTAATGCCGGGGATAAAAGCTGCTTACGGATAGTAACTTCATATGGCTTGTCTAAACTCATGGAAATTGATAAACTGATGAGCATCTGTGAAGCACATGTTAGCTTTCTTTGTGGTGCTACGGAGTTTTGGCCAGAGATTAAAGTGCTCACCGACAAACCACTAATTGCTATTTCAACCACAAGCATAAGCACTTCATCGTTTCATAGCTTGGAATTACAAAAGCTTGTCTCAGTTAGCCCTTTAAACTCAACCACTTTGGAAAAGTTTATACAAACTTCCTCTCATCAGGGCCGAGAGAGATCTTTCTCCACCTCCTCCTTCTCAAGGAAGAGAATCAGTCCACCAACATCCCTCTTTGTAAGAGGTGACCCTATCCTCGTATTCAAAACCGGGGAAACATACCAACTTCCTAGCCATTTTTTATCTTGTGTGAAGGTCCGCTTGGGGCCAGTAGATGCATCCGCTTTCATTTGCTTGAGAGTCGAGGCTTTGGATGTTGCTGCGACGTCACAAATTAATGTGACTAATCGTTCGTTATTTGAAGATTTTGAAGTGTGGTTTAAATCTTTCATAGATTATATCACAAGTGGCAACTTTGATATCTTGCATAACACCTTATCAAACTTGTTTAAGTTTGTGTCTCTATCCTTGTACTCTTTCGAATTTTATGTCTTAGGTTTAACCTTTTGGATCGCACATCGTGGTTTGTACGATGTTGCTAATATCGCTCGCTGTAATCGTTTAATTTAGTAATGAAGACTTTGGTGAACAAAAAAAAAATCATTTTCAGAAATACAAAAGTAGAAGACAAAAATCACCTTCTTCGATGCTTCCTTCTCAAATTATCTTGACACCTTCGACAATATTCTTCCTCTGTTCGCCGGATCGTTTCTACATCTCGCCAAGTTCGCCAGAGATCGCGAAGTTCACCGGTAATTTCGTTTGGAGCAACTCCCAATTTGATCGCGGGATAAAGATTTAGAGAAGAAATAAATATAAGTTAGTAGAAGTAAAAATATATTCAACACAAAAATACTTAAAGCTTGAAAGATCAACAAGATATATCAAAAAACGATAATACATAACACTATGTTCCTAATCGATAAATATTTATAAGGTTTTATAAATTTGAGATTTTTAAAACCTCATGAGAAAAGCTTCGTCTTCTTTTCCAGAAACTGATCGATTATGAGAAATCAAGCTAAAATTACAGAAAGTGACGAAAATTACCATATATTATCCTCTCACCTTTGTTACGCGTTAGTGGTAAGAGATCGTCTTGTTCTGTTCGTTTGAGGTTGAAGTCTTCGTCAAATCTCACCGGATGTCAGCGTCATCAAATCTCGCCGAAGAACTTGTCGGCGTCGTCGAATCTCGCCCGAGAACTCGTCAGAATCGTCGAATATCGCCGGATTTGATCACCGAAGAGGATTTGATAGATTGTTATTAGTGGATCTGAGATTGAAGAAATCGTGGGAGAAAGACATTAGATTTATGTTTGATTAGTTAGGGGTACAATGGTACTTTACATATTAAAATTTTAATGGTAAAATCAGTAAAGTTATAAATGAAATGTGGTACAAAAAAAATGGTATTTTTGACAAATTTCCAATATTTTAGGAAATATTAATTAATTACATTAAACAAAAATTTATGAGTGGCATGTCATTGTAAACATCTAACAAAACTAAAAGCATAATCCTACGAGGGATTTTGAGTTAATAGTATAGATTTAAAAATAGTTTCGACCATACAAAGACAAAAGCTGCCCCGGGGACAAAGTGTGAGCTTTTCATTATGGAACATGCTATATGTCAATGTCATGACATGCCTGCTAATGAACCGGTTAAACTACACAAGAGCAGTTGCAGTCACGGACCTGCATAATTTTGATGCATCTGCTTAGTGTTTGGTGTTGAATTCCATATAAGAAAAAGTCGTGTCAATCTAATAATATGTAGTTTACATATATCATAAAAAAGATTAATAAGACTTGAGTTTTTTTTTTTTTTTTAACACAGACTTGAGTTTAATACTTAGAAAGTAGCATGTGTAGACCCAATGCCATACATGGATAGATCAATCATAGGTTGCTTTACCAAACGCGTTCACTTTTCCTGAACTGCTCATTCTATCGAAGTGAAAATAGTGTTGCCGAACGGTGACATATATATGATTATCATAATTAATAAATCAAATTTTAAGAGTACTGATCTTGTGAAAGTAAAAATTAAATTAGATGATAAATTTAAAGCCAATTACATACAGACATAAGTTACAATACAGACGAGATCTGAGTGAGAGAGGGAGAAAGAAAAGGAGATGCAGACATTCTGATGATACCTTACCACATGACACAAAGACGGTCTTGGAGACGAGAGAGCTTTGGGACTTTTGTCATGTCTGTCATAATTTAGAGTGGTTCCGCCATGGACAACCTCCTTCAAATGCGTTCTCCAGAACGTCTTCCATTCTCTTTGCCAATATCACCTGTTTTGCATTATTCATTCATACCAATTTTGCCCGATACAGAGTCTAGAATCTAGGTACTTTTACAGAAAAGATAAAACCCAAACGTATTTTCTTGTTTTGGGTGGTTGACCAGAGCATGGGCTGGATAATTTAATACCAAGAGAATACTTAACACTGAAGTTTAAAATCTTACCTCCAGGCTGGAAAGTACAGCGGCGGGTACTTCAACCAAGTCCTTCGAGTTCCTCTGCGGTAGAATCACTCTCTTGATTCCGTACCGGTGTGCAGCCAATATCTGTTCATATATCAACCCAGCCGTCTTTAACTTATAACTTTTTGAACTTCAGTTACTTAAGAAATAATGCTACCCAGTTTCAGTTTTCCATATGTGAAGATCTGGTTTGGCTAAAACTATAAGTGGCTTACCTTATCTTTGATGCCACCAACGGGTAAGACAAGACCTCTGAGTGTCATTTCTCCGGTCATGGCTGTGTCTGCTCTTACTCGTTTCTGACTGAACAGCGAAACCAGAGCTGTCACTAAAGTCACTCCCGCTGAAGGTCCGTCTTTCGGCACAGCACCAGCAGGAAAGTGAATGTGGATGTCTCGTCCATCAAGAACATTCATGTCTCCTGCAAGTGCTAGCTTGAAGTCCGATGCACGGGCTCTTACCTATAAAACAGCAATAGGTGATAAACCAAAAGTTCTTAAGTACTTTCTACGTTCTGAATAGTATATGCAGTAAATAAAGGAATTTTACCCATGTAAGAGCTAACTGAGCAGATTCTTTGATAACATCTCCAAGTTGGCCAGTCAAATGAAGTTCGCCCTTGCCCACCATGGATGTAGCCTCCACGAACTGAACCTCTCCACCAAAAGTAGTCCAGACCAGACCCACGGAAACGCCAGCTGACGCCACTCGATCAGCGGCTTCACTGTCATCAAACCTTGGAGGCTGCATTGCACGCAACAAAACAGCACAAGACTAAATTCCACAAGTATCAACTAACATTCCGCTATGCAATATTTAAAAGTGAACAGAGCAAAGAAAGCTTTACACCGAGGATTTTCTCAAGCATGGTCTCATCCACCACCAAAGCTGAGGGACTCTGGAAGGTACTTCCAATCTCATGATCATTTTCACCCATTGGAATAACTTCCATTTCAACTTCGCCACCCTCGGCCATTCTACCATTAAGTAGAGGAGAAGCAAGTTTCTGCACATCTTTGCTCAATGGAAGAGTTTGTTCATGCTCTGCGACCATCACAGCTGCTGCACGAGCCACAGCAGCCAAGTTTCTTTCCAGACTACGAACACCTGCTTCCCTTGTGTACCTCTGAATTATATTCTTTACCATAGCCTACGGCCAATATAGTAAGAAAAAAAAAATAAGAAACTGCATAAGGCCAATCAGCATTGCATCAAAATTTTCAAAATGATAATGTACCTCCGGAATCTTGAGGAACTCAGGACTCAGCCCATGTTGATCTAGAACTCGAGGAATCAGATGACGCATTGCTATCTTAAGCTTTTCCTCTTGCGTATACCCTGGCAACTCAATTAGCTCCATCCTGTCTAGAAGAGGAGGTGGAATAGGCTGGACCCTATTCGCGGTGGCAACAAAAACCACCTTCGATAAGTCATATGGAACATTCAGATAGCTGTTTTTTCAGTTAAGGAAAACTGTAGAAGGCGAAATTTTAAACTCAAGAAACTTCCAAAATGGCTAACAAAGTGTGGACACTGAATCTAATATATTCTTGAAATAAGAAACATGATAGGATACTGATCATTAAAAGATTTGTTCTGCTCTGGATCCAAAACTTCCAGCAGTGCCGAAGCTGGATCACCCCGAACATCTGAGCCTGTTTTGTCGATCTCATCCAATAACATAACTGGGTTGCAAACACCAACCCTCTAAAATCAAAAACATCAAGCGAAAAAACCGTTAGTGATAAAAAGATATAATAAACCATCTAACATGGATGACTGTAGTCAAACAAGACATTCCCATATTAGAAGCATCCACAACAGCAGTTTGCAACAGATCGTTCAGAAAGGCTAAGTGGCAATCCTTTCATGATCTTTAATACTTGTTTCACTTATAATCTTCACGGTTAGACAGACACTCAGACAGAAAGCGACAAACTAATCTGTTACAGCTTAGTTCCTTTTTCAAAATATATCTCTCCAAGTTATATCTTCAGCACAGCTTAGATATGTCTTTAGAAAAAGAAAAGAAAAAAACTCACCTTTAACCCATCAATGAGGCGCCCTGGCATGCTTCCTATGTAAGTCCTTCTGTGTCCTCTAATATCAGCTTCATCTTTAACACCACCCAAAGATAGGCGAACAAATTTTCTACCCAAAGCAGCCGCAATAGATGATGCCAGAGATGTTTTGCCCACACCTGGTGGACCAACAAAGCACAAAACTGGGCCTCTCGCATCTGGTTTAAGCTGCAGTGGATAAGTTTCAATTAAGATAAAACCGGGAACTGAAGATGGGTTACTCGAAAAGAGAAAAGAAAAAGACAAACAATCAACCTTTCGAACAGCCAGATATTCAATGATCCGTTGCTTGACCTTGGCTAAACCATAGTGATCACTGTCAAGACGTTCTTTTGCTGCTTTTAGATCCAACTCATGTTCTTCGCTTGCCTTCTCCCAAGGAAGATCAGCCAAAAGCTCCAGGTAAACTCGTGAACTGTTATAACCAGGTTGCTGAGGTTGCATCTTTTTTAGTCTCCTGCATAAGGAAATTAAGAAAGAAGAAAACAATTAAGAAAATTGAGTCTTCCACTTGGTCCACAGTCATACAGCCATCAGCAATTTCCTCTCGCACAGCATACCTCAATTCCCTTTGAGCATGCTTCCATATGTTAGACGGCATTCCCGCAGCTTGCATCTTTCTTTCAAGTGCAGCTACATCATCTTCATCATCATCGTTGTCACCAAGCTCTTCTTTAATAGCCCTCATCTACAATAACAAGTTCCACTGTCATACCACTTAGGAGAATAACCTCTCAGATTGACATCGAGTGCCAAAACAAAACCAACCTGCTGACGCAAGAGATACTCCTTCTGTGACTTTGACAACTGGCCCTCCACTTTTTGAGTAATCTTCTCTGCCACACGAATTGACTGCCACAAGAACATCAACATTAATTCATAATGGCGAGAGGAAAAGTACAGGACATATATAATTACTGTATGAATAGCAACAGCTAACCTGCAAATGCCGATCAACTAGTTCAGTAGCCTTTGAAAGTCTAACTTTAAGGTCAACTGAATCCAGCATAGATAATTGCTCTTCAAAACTCATCTCAAAACTAGCAACAAATATGTCTGCTAGTTTATGAATGGGAACCGTCTCCAAAAGAACTTTTGTCCTTCCACCAGTTTTCTGTTTCTGAGAAGAATCAATGCATGATTTATCAGTTCAATCAAGATAATCAGATGAAAACTAAGCAACTGATCCCATGGACAGACCAAAAATACCCCAAAGACAACCAATTTCGTGAAAGCAAATACCAATCGATTCAACTTGTAATTTTTTTAATTAATCTTGCAAACTCTAATCCTGAAGCAACAACGAAACTTGAGAGGAACCAAAAACAGAATGCTATTTCAGTTTCACTAAAGTTACCTGCTCAAGCACGGAAACCAGCTCCATAGCAGTGGTCTTAAACTGGCGTGACAGTGCTACGAAATCTGGATCGTGTTCCACTTGCTCCAACTCTGCAGATGGCCAGAAAGGGAACCAGCTAAAGACATCAATGTGCTAGCATACAAATGCAATAAAAAGTTAAAAGCTGGTGACGAACCTGAAATAAGCCAGAAATACTATCACTACCAAACAAGCTCCGACTCAAAACTATTCTATGTGAGAATCTCTAACCTCAAACAGTTCTTAAGCGCATACATTTTTCAGTATATGAAGTAAAATGAGATGTAACATTTATAACTTATAAGATCAAGTCTTCCAAAAGATACAGAAAATTCATTCAGTGGAAAAACACCAATTGCATGATAAAGCAGCAGAATATATAGGTCCTTAGCGTAGTATATAAACAGCTAAATTACTTGAGAAAATAATATTTTGACATCGGTAATCACCAAAAGCTACAAAGGGAACTAACATATCTTACCTCCCTTAGTCATCTCGAGTGATGTAATCCGCGCAACAGAGTATGGTCCTCTTTTTCCAAGCTCCTGAACGTTAAACCTACTCAGGCCTTCAAGGACAACTACATACGTAACTCTTCCACTTGGTTTCTCCACCCCTCTGGAAAGATGCAGAGCACGAGCTGCTACCCCCCTAAACATTCAGAAAAACAACATCATCACTCAGCACATGCTGAGAATCAAACCATAACAGACATCAGATCACACATAAACCTTGAGGCACTTAAATCAACTCTCAGGATTCACAGCATTAATATTAGTTTATACTAAACCGAACCTGCTATGCCAATGAACTTCCTGCTGATCTTTAGCATCAGACTTTTGAGCATCAGTTGTGCCAACTAGAAACTTCAAGCTTCTTTCTCCAGAATCACTTCCACCACCTAAGGCAAAAAGAGATAAAAATCAACACAGACACACTCATCAAATCAATTCTCATCAACTTTCGCAGTACCTGGATTAATCATCGTCCCAATTGAAGAACCCTCAGCATCATCTCGAACAGGTAAAATACCAATTAGCCCCTTCTCCTCTTTCTGCCATAGCTCCTGCTCCACTAGCGTCACACTAAAATTCGCAAAACAAGCTACGGTCAATTGAAATCCAGAAGATTACGACTGTACATAAACTCTAATCCAAGACGATTAGGGTTATCGATAATCAATTACAATCAATACCACCCGAAAATTAACCCTGACTCAAACCATTTTGGCACGATTCGGTTGTTGAAGCAGTGAGGAAGAAGAAGAAGCTGAGTCTACCTGCTATGAGACGTGCAGCGGATTCGAATGATGGCGCCAGGTAAGAGAACCTTGTTCCTGAATGGAAGAATCGCTAACCGACTCGGTAGCTCGACGGTATCCGCCATTAACGTCTTCTTCTTCTTCCAGTTTCTCTTCTCTCCAAATGGGATTCGATTTGTTGATCGCTTTGTTTAATAATACCGACGCTTCTCTCTTTGTCCTCGCGTTTTAATGATTTTGATTATTGGTTGACA is a genomic window containing:
- the LOC106306157 gene encoding lon protease homolog 2, peroxisomal, with product MADTVELPSRLAILPFRNKVLLPGAIIRIRCTSHSSVTLVEQELWQKEEKGLIGILPVRDDAEGSSIGTMINPGGGSDSGERSLKFLVGTTDAQKSDAKDQQEVHWHSRGVAARALHLSRGVEKPSGRVTYVVVLEGLSRFNVQELGKRGPYSVARITSLEMTKGELEQVEHDPDFVALSRQFKTTAMELVSVLEQKQKTGGRTKVLLETVPIHKLADIFVASFEMSFEEQLSMLDSVDLKVRLSKATELVDRHLQSIRVAEKITQKVEGQLSKSQKEYLLRQQMRAIKEELGDNDDDEDDVAALERKMQAAGMPSNIWKHAQRELRRLKKMQPQQPGYNSSRVYLELLADLPWEKASEEHELDLKAAKERLDSDHYGLAKVKQRIIEYLAVRKLKPDARGPVLCFVGPPGVGKTSLASSIAAALGRKFVRLSLGGVKDEADIRGHRRTYIGSMPGRLIDGLKRVGVCNPVMLLDEIDKTGSDVRGDPASALLEVLDPEQNKSFNDHYLNVPYDLSKVVFVATANRVQPIPPPLLDRMELIELPGYTQEEKLKIAMRHLIPRVLDQHGLSPEFLKIPEAMVKNIIQRYTREAGVRSLERNLAAVARAAAVMVAEHEQTLPLSKDVQKLASPLLNGRMAEGGEVEMEVIPMGENDHEIGSTFQSPSALVVDETMLEKILGPPRFDDSEAADRVASAGVSVGLVWTTFGGEVQFVEATSMVGKGELHLTGQLGDVIKESAQLALTWVRARASDFKLALAGDMNVLDGRDIHIHFPAGAVPKDGPSAGVTLVTALVSLFSQKRVRADTAMTGEMTLRGLVLPVGGIKDKILAAHRYGIKRVILPQRNSKDLVEVPAAVLSSLEVILAKRMEDVLENAFEGGCPWRNHSKL